The Drosophila nasuta strain 15112-1781.00 chromosome 2R, ASM2355853v1, whole genome shotgun sequence genome segment gacagacggacagacacacagacggacagacggacatggctatatcgtctcggctgttgacgctgatcaagaatatatatactttatagggtcggagatgcctccttctacctgttacatacatttcctgccggcacaaagttataatacccttctaccctatgggtagcgggtataaaaaaaaataaaagtttacaaaGTAAATGACAAAATGGTCGCAATGGCAAACGATATGAATCCTTTTCAAGGACGAGGACGACGCTGGAAATCGAAACGGCAAACAAAAGTCCGGAATTAGATGATTCGTTTGTTCGTTCGTTTTGTTACCaagtattattgttaaatttcactttttattttcatctttcccttttttttgctttaccCTGTGCtggttgttgttttccttttgcCGTAAATGATTTATGCCAAGTTGGCAGCCCAGGCTGGCAGTATGGCAGTCCGACTTCCCGGCAACACTGATAGGCTGTAGGCTGGACAAATGGCTGTGGGAATTGTCGCATACTCCCTTACACTTTAATGCTGCTGTGTTATGAATAATAACTTGTGACTGCTTTTTGTTTCTGCCTGAACTGCTGTAGTGCGTTTCGTTCTCtactttctttctctctctttcgctttttcGAAGCTGACGCCGAGCTTTGAATATTTTACGCaggcataaataatttacaacaaTGAACGAAGCACAcgttacacaaaaaaaagggataAAGCATAAGGCAGAGAGtcgcataaaaaaaaagaacgtaCACAGCGAACACAGAACAAAAGTGAGAGCGAAGAATGCAAAaagataagaataaaaatttatattttctaaacaCAGATGTTAGGGCGCGGGGAACGAGTAACTGGAACATTAGAGAGCGGGCGGTACAGTGGGAATGGAACATGTCACAGGGTCGCTCGCTCTGGTCGCAAAAATGTTGTCCTCTTTTTTTTCggatttttttcttctttctttttgccgACACTTGACATATGTGCCGGCTTTTGACCTCTTTCGTGGCAAGTGCGACAAGTATGAGACGGAAGTGGGAAGTGCGGGGGGAGTGAGGGAGGGAGTGACACGCCTATGATATGAGCGGCTCGTAAATGAGGAGACGACGCCAGACCCAAAACATTTGGCAGACGACTGAGGAAATGTAAATGCTCAACTGTTTGTTGTCTTTGGCTCTGAATACAAGCGTATTCGTTTGTGTTTACAGTGAGTGATGGCGGCTCAAAGGAATGTCAACACGTAAAGCctacacgcacactcacacacacacacacacacacacacactcacatacgcTCATTCATTCACACACGCTTGCGTTGAGAATTTCACTTTGACTTAACAAATAGAAAATCATTTATTCTGCATACGCAGTTTTCGTCCCTGACAGCGTTCAacctccctctccctctccgcCCCTCCGGCACCTCCTCGTGGAAAATTGTTTCCTCCCTAACGCGTTTCGATttcagcagcaggagcaacagcaaagagTCTCGACGAATGGGGTCTCTGTGATTTCCGGCTCCAGTTTTCCGCCTTCGGCCCATCGAGCTGTGAGATTTATGcgcattttgcatattttctttGTGCTTCATTCAAAGCCAGCAAAAATGGCCCATCAAGTCAAGTCAGAGCAAGTCAACTTGGCAGTCTGTGAGGGAGTCAAACGAAGATAAAGGGGGAGACAGGGGAGACGGAAAACTCGCTCAATTTTCATTGCGCGACTTTTATGACtttgtctgctgctgtttttggcttttatcgaatgcaaattgttttgtaataATGTAATCGAATGTTTATCAACTCTGTTTATTAATGTGTTTATTCttcattttgatttcgataattgaaattgacaaGAACAATAACAGAGCGAATGCTAATACAAGTAGATCAATTACATTTGGGATTTAAGACTGTTCATGAAGGAAGatttacaatttcttatttagtaattaaatatacattttagaTACTCGAAATTAACTTATacttatttcttatataaattCTTATCATTCcaaatttatctcattttTATCAAGATTACAAATGCTGTTTTTAAGTCTGTTTCTTTTATATCCACTTTCCAACTTTTTATTACacaatttgtattcattttatgcattcgccaagaaatcataaaaaagtGCCAAGCAAAGAGCAAATGTTTCACAATTACTACAAAGTCAGATAAAAATCTGTGTCCAGATCTTAAAGCAGCTTATTTACATTAGCCCAATAATCAACAAGAAATGTAaaaggcaaagaaaaatttgtgtggatttatttcaaaatttattgaaaacaataaaaaagaagctgagcgagagagacaacTTGGACACTTGTGatgacaataataataataataatggcatTTTCACTTAATTGACCATAATACGCAGAAAGGACCTAGCGAGTGAAATATCCTTCGCCATGCCATCGAGTAACGAATAAACAGATTTTTGCCAACAGCCTTCAGCTTCAGCAGCCAATGTATTGGATCGGCCATTAAAAAGCCCTTGGCGATATTTTacaatgttgttgtcgttgttatttttgttgttgttgttgttggtgtcatTCTTGTCgttaaatgttgttgttgttgttgttcggaattgttgttgaaattgttgttgtcattgctgcGAACTCTTGGGAGTTTCGTCCAAGGCCTCGGTGCGAAGTGAAGTTCGTATTTTATGtacaagtatttaaatttaaatgccgACAGCGACAATGCTGTCACAATGTGCTGACctataaattaaatcaaatgaaataatttctGGTCGCAAAATATTGTTGGCTCAAATATCAGATTTTGGCTGCAAGGCAAGAAACAATTTGATGCAAAGTacattatcaaataaataatcgaTTCACTTGGCTTAAAATAGTTGACCATTTGACTATAAAATTGTAGATTATTTTGATGTGTCTAAGTGAATTTTAATGTCTGCTGCTTTATTCATGTTTAGCAAGAATAAAACTTTATATGATTGTTCTTTtcatctttctctctctatctgtgtATTAGTAATTGGTAATTGACCCATATTTCTAAAAATGTTCCCTATTCATATCAAAGTTATTGTAAATTGCAAAAGCAATTCTCATGGTTGTTACGACCTGAACTTGAACCAGAATATGACGTTGCCATGGCAAGCcgttaaataaatacgaatagGAATAAGAGTATGAGTTTGGGTTTGAATTTGAGAGTGTatgtagagagagagagagagtagagaGTCCGAAGCTTTGGTATGCTAATGAAGTGCATGGGAATGTGGCCAATGGTCTGCGCCTGGCCAAAAACATGAGGCGGAGCTAGTTAGtggccattgctgttgctgttgctgttgccattgccgttgccatGGCCGTTACTGTTGCCAGTTTTGTTGGCCACACTCTGCATATTTATGGACCGGGGCAATGTcaacagcaggcagcaggcaagcAGGCAACAGCGAGAAGGGCGCGCGTACGAAACAACCAAATCCACTTCATGACcgaaaattagtttttaaccCACAAAATAATCCCAAATGACATAAGATGACTCTCCGCCACACTCTCCACACGAACAAAAGCCAAGCCGGAACATAGCAAACATTTCACAGTTACTTCGCCTCCTCGAGTCCCAAGTCCTCCTCATTCTCCTCATTCTCCTCATTCTCTGCGTCGTCTCCTAGCCACAGTCTCTTGGCGGAAGTTGTAAAGCTGCCATTTCTCGGCCATGtttttgctgtcgttgttgtagttattGCTACTGTTGTCGCTACTGctgattgttgttattgttgttactgttgtggTGGGTCCGGGTCCGGGTCCGACTCTTTTTGGCTTACGGGCAATGGTGAAGCGCCAACAATTCGCGAGCTCGTAATGCGGTCGTTTTacagcattgttgttgcttctgctgctgctgttgctgttattctTGTTATTGGCCTCGTTgagtgttattgttgttgttgagcaaGCGCATTTGTTGTATTAACTTTTTTCCAAGTGACGTGAATGGCAGCAACGGCCATTGCAACGCAATCCTACCTCGCTTTTTCTACTTTTCCTCACCCTCAACTCTCACTCTCCTGCTCTTCATCATCTCCATGGCCCATGTGGccataatttattaaagccTGCACCAGAGTGCTCTCCAGTCGAGCGGCCGCCCCCGGcacacaattgaaatttaagcaGCAACTGCTGACGAGGTGGAAttggggagagggagagggagaagcagtagcagcagcagccaaggcATGGCTAAGTTGCAGAAAATGCGAAACATTGACTCTGgtccgcagcagcagcagcagcagccacagttCCTTCAGTTCGATCGGCAAAATGGTAATCGAAAAATGCGCTGAAGAAGCGCAGCAAAGAGCCCACAGCGCTGGGCACAGAAAGGAGCAGAAGAAAAAGGCAAAGGAGCAATAGTTGCtgaaggagcagcagcagcaatttctggagcaacagcagcaactaggAGTAAAtgcctttgctgctttgctttgctttcttgGCTCCGACTCcttttgcttgctttgctttgctctgtGCTGCTCTGGCTCTCGCTCTcctcttcctttttttttttggttttttgtggCAGTCAAAGTTTGGCCGCCGACACGGAAAACTTTTTGGCTGGAAAATAATTCATGAAACATGGCGGCAACATGCGAACGCGAAAACGCGAACGAGAAAGCGGCGAAACGGCGAAATTTTTGTGCCCAATCCGAATCTGATTGTGACACAAACGAATTGTTCTGGTTGTCGCCGTTACCACTTGCCACGCCCCCGCTGCCCCTCCCCTCCTTTTTCAATACTTCTTCCTACTGTTTGGTCAGGtcgcagttttttttttggttttttggagGGGCTTGCGCATATTTATGTgcctatttttttgttgttcttgttgtattcttgtattttgttttctatgtAACCATTCGAGTGTCTCGTTGCCCCGCCCACCACCTACCGCCTCCTCACTTCTTCAGGCTGCTTGGCATGCAAATTTATGGTGTGTCCCGAAACAATTGTTATTGTGttttgcaacttttgcttgatttgtgtttttaaGTGATTTCGAATGGGTCGCATGGGGCCCGAATAATCGGGCCGTCGACGACTAtttcggtgtgtgtgtgtgtgtgtgtgtgtgtccggCCAGCTGCCGTTGATAATTTCTGGCCTGTCATCAGAGCCAGAGACGcatgtacaacaacaactcgcaACTCTCAACTGCCAACTGCAACTTACAACTACGCTAACTCCTACTAAGCGTCCAATAACCATATAACACTTTCGGGATACCAAAGGGGCAGGCAACAGTCGCAACTTGCAACACtcgcaacttgcaactgcaattttCGTGaggcattttatttatttgtatttccgCAAACGATTCGAGTGCCGTGGCTGCCACAAAACTTTTGACTGTCCGGAATGTGCCACACAGTCAGtgtgctgctattgttgttgccacacagTTGTTACCGCTGGCAGTAGGCCACTTCCTGCAAAATACGAGTAGGGTAACTTTTGCTCGAGCTGCATGCATTCGTGCATTTTTGAAggcatttcttttgctttccTTAGTGACCTCGCCCCCATGCCACTCGCTGCTGCTCTTCCTGTTTGCCACTCTCCGGCTTGCAATATGCAAACGGTCATTTCGTTAATGAGCGCGGGGAGGGAGCAAGAACACAGctgcagcaagcagcaagcagctaCAACTTTTGCTCGGCATCCGGCGGATGGACAGTGGCAAGTGCAAGAGTCTGCCACCGAAAATTGGggaaaggagagagagagggagagaggaatACAGCAGCCAGCCAAGCGAGTTGCTGCCACCCCAAAAAGCAGAGTCTATCTGACtatctgtctgactgtctgtctatTTTGGTTGGCAGAGTGAATGACTTGGTTTATTTGTAcgtaatgaaatgaaattgaaatgaatgttTTATAAACCGCTGCCGAGTTAGAGAAGAGTCCCCACAAAACTGGCAGACTCATAAAATGATTATAATCTCCGTtgtgggcagcagcagcaaccacagcattACTTGTAACTTCACTTAAGCATAGAACTATGCAGATTTCATGCAAATCataaatgacaaaaataagATTGCAACATGCATAATTatgaacaaatttaatgcacagaaaacaaacaaatttttgggGTGTAGTTATTATTAGTTGAATATATCCGCATTGAAAACTCACACATGCATAACCAAGTGATGTAAGTAATCTATGTGATGTTGTTTGTCGTCGTCGCTTCGCGgcgattttaattaaatttcgctTAATGGTGTCGTGGCATTTACTGGCTGGCTGCTGATGCttctgctgatgttgctgtggcaTGCACCCATTAAACATTCTGCGGATCGTTGTTGTGGTTCTCGTAAGCCCAGAAtttatgaaattcaattaatatggACACCACAGTCTCGCCCTGTCCGCTGCACAGTAGAACAGCAAAAACGGAAAGAgaaatgcttttaaaatgacaattgaaaatgcagcaaacacacaaaccAATTGTGCAAATCCTGCAGAGTTATTTTCGTTGACTCCTTCGGCTTGACCATGTCGAAAATCTCGTTCTTAATATCCTCGAAATTAACAGCTTCATCACTGTAAGCCGCAAGCTGTTCCTGTATCCCCTTGAAGAAATGGCACAATGTTTGAGCTGTTAAAAAGCCAGTGTTCTGCACGTCCAGCATGCGAAATAAATAGTGCAAACCTTGAGGAGTCTAAGCTGAGAAATTAGCAAGGAATttattatactaaattaatgtTCCTTCTCACCTGTCTATTTTCGAGTGCCAACATAAAGTCTATAAAAGATTTATAGTCCATTTCGCCATCATAAGTATGGGATTCTTCGAATACGCGATCCAAAAACGCAGTGCTAAGCGTACCAGAGCCATAGCTAGCCAATTCCTGTTTGCTCAGCAAACCATTGCGATCGGAGTCTAAGTTGAGATAAGTGTCATAAATGCCCAGCACAGAGGGCATAGAAAAATGATTAGTTGTGCTTCCCTCCTCTCCCTCCTTAATCACCTTGCGTAGCTCCATCAGTTCATTAATCATTCCCGAGGTTAACATATCGCGAATACGTATACGCCCCGTTCGCAAGCGAtcgagaaaaaagaaaaatctttTGATGACGGTGCAAACATAGAACTTTTGAAACGCTGGCTGCATGGAGTCGCATATTTGCGGCAATGTGGGTATGAGATCCAACAAATAGTTCTCCAAATCGAACTCCCGCAAATAACCCTGACCAACTTCATCATAGAAGGAGAGTCCAATGCGACACTTTGTCGTCCACACTTTCCACACtgtataattgtaaattgtgacGATTTCCACGAAGCCTAAATAAGGAGATTCACTAAGCAAATAAGCAAAGAGACGAGTTGTTAAATAGTTGCGACACTTTTCCCCAACCACCGTTTGCAATTTACGGTAATCATTGTAGTTGATCAACTCAAGTTTTCTGGCTGTGATCTCTGTAATATGTTGCTTTAAGTGTTGCCAAAGTTTCTGCAGCTCTTCGTCATCGAGTTGTTCGTCCGCTTGGCGTTGTAGAAAAACCGAGTGCGTCTCTTTGCGTAGTAAATTTCTCAATCGATCGTCTGGCGGCGGCGGCACCCAAAAGAATTGTGGTATGTGGGCATAAGAAGAATGCTTTGGCTGAGCGCGTTCCTGCAGCGGTTGGTGCTCATCAAACTGTGCAAGCTCTTCAGCGGAAATGGGACGTGTGGACACCTTAAGATTAGCGAACTCTTCTACAAACTCTGGGTCTAGTTCcataatgtttttttaaatgtctTTTTAATATACTTGTGATTATTTCCagttaatatatttgaaatttaaaacgaggaaaaataatgaatttatatttatgttgtcTATTTACAGGTTCAACCATTAAAGGCGTGGTTGCAATTCTCAATTGCATTTTGGCCCGTCAATTATGCTTTGAGGATCCCTCCTGCTCAGCCATACTGGAGATAATACCACGCGTCTGCGGTCCCATTCCAGGTAAGGCGCGAATGAATCAATGCGTTAGCAAttcatttttctatattttagctaatttaatGCCCTGCAGGGCAaagagcaaaggcaaaaaaaaagcagttGCCATAGTTAGTAGAAGTGTATGAACTGTGGTTGCCCAGGTGCTGCGCTTGGGGAACGCTTGCTCCACGTGTTCTCGGTTTGAGGCCATTCGAGgattaattttgtttagctgccgctgctgcttttgGCGGTTGTTTTGTTGCGTCttgctgagtgtgtgtgtgtgcgggtgtgtgtgtgtgtgtgtgttgccacaACTGTGTAAttattttagcaattttttgtgtatgcGCCTGCGTGCAATAAAACAGTAAATAACGTTCATATGCTTAAAGCGCAACAAACAACGACCACGAAATGCCATTTGAATATTCAAATGCCCCTGAGAACTGACCCACTCGGACTACGGACTACGGACTACCGACTGGCCAAATGCTATTGTGGCAACGTTTGTCcgtctctccgtctgtccatGTGCGTGCCACTCGAACCACTCTCGTTGTATATGCGCTATGCTTTTGCTTTACTCGCACATccatatacaattatatacGTTCACATAGTTTACCTAAAGCGGGTggttgttaaaaaaaaagagaacgaaaaaaaaattgtaagcaGGTCACCCAAACTCCACCTCCACCTTGGCCATTGTCGTCGCGCACAAAGGCGAACGAagaaaaagttaatttataaattattcagTAATTTGTTTTAGACTTTGCTTTCGTCGCCACCTCACCTCAGCCACCCACCAACAACGAGCACAAACAAAGCGAGTAGCTGCAGGTATAAATTTCTTATGTATGCTACGCTTTGATCCGACTTCCCCGGCCCCACACAAAGctaaagcaaaagccaaacgTTGAGGAATTCAAATGTGTATTTAAGTTCAGTTTCTCACAGCGCGCACTATTCCATTGGCCACATCATGAGAGTCTTTGCAAAAGTGTGTAAAAACTGAAgttggagtgtgtgtgtggcaggacTTTTCTTTTcctcaatttaattattaatgttCAAGTCAGCCAATGTCTGCTGGTGTTTCAGCAGCTTTTCCTTAGCTTTCGTCTGTTTGTGAGAATTTTTCTTGATGTTGTCACATGTGAAGAGCTCACACATTTAAAACAAAGCATTAACGGCTTTGCTTCCACTtgtttttgcaactttttcgTC includes the following:
- the LOC132785043 gene encoding serine/threonine-protein phosphatase 2A regulatory subunit B'' subunit gamma-like encodes the protein MELDPEFVEEFANLKVSTRPISAEELAQFDEHQPLQERAQPKHSSYAHIPQFFWVPPPPDDRLRNLLRKETHSVFLQRQADEQLDDEELQKLWQHLKQHITEITARKLELINYNDYRKLQTVVGEKCRNYLTTRLFAYLLSESPYLGFVEIVTIYNYTVWKVWTTKCRIGLSFYDEVGQGYLREFDLENYLLDLIPTLPQICDSMQPAFQKFYVCTVIKRFFFFLDRLRTGRIRIRDMLTSGMINELMELRKVIKEGEEGSTTNHFSMPSVLGIYDTYLNLDSDRNGLLSKQELASYGSGTLSTAFLDRVFEESHTYDGEMDYKSFIDFMLALENRQTPQGLHYLFRMLDVQNTGFLTAQTLCHFFKGIQEQLAAYSDEAVNFEDIKNEIFDMVKPKESTKITLQDLHNCGQGETVVSILIEFHKFWAYENHNNDPQNV